In Chlorogloeopsis sp. ULAP01, a genomic segment contains:
- the trxA gene encoding thioredoxin: protein MSTKKQFNSFEEMLSGSDVPVLVDFYAEWCGPCRMMATILEQVNAQLQGRIRVVKIDTEKYPQLANDYQVYALPTLVLFKQGKPVERIEGVLQSSDLMQRLESLI, encoded by the coding sequence ATGTCTACTAAAAAGCAATTCAACAGCTTCGAGGAGATGCTGTCTGGTTCTGACGTACCCGTACTGGTAGATTTTTACGCTGAATGGTGCGGGCCTTGTCGGATGATGGCTACAATCTTAGAGCAAGTCAATGCTCAACTCCAAGGACGGATAAGGGTTGTAAAAATTGACACTGAAAAATATCCCCAACTAGCCAATGATTATCAAGTTTATGCTCTACCAACTTTGGTACTTTTCAAGCAGGGGAAGCCAGTGGAAAGAATTGAGGGGGTACTACAATCTTCAGATTTAATGCAACGTCTAGAATCTTTGATTTAA
- the fabG gene encoding 3-oxoacyl-[acyl-carrier-protein] reductase produces the protein MGMLPENLQNLQGKVAIVTGASRGIGRAIAQELANYGANVVVNYASSSQAAEELVLEITKSGGSAIALQADVSKADQVDALVNGVMEKFNRVDILVNNAGITRDTLLLRMKPEDWQAVIDLNLTGVFLCTRAVSKIMLKQRSGRIINISSVAGQMGNPGQANYSAAKAGVIGFTKTVAKELASRSVTVNAVAPGFIATDMTSNLNAEDILKYIPLGRYGQPEDVAGMVRFLAADPAAAYITGQVFNVDGGMVMA, from the coding sequence ATGGGAATGTTGCCAGAAAATTTACAAAACCTACAAGGTAAAGTTGCAATTGTGACAGGTGCTTCGAGGGGAATTGGGCGAGCAATCGCACAAGAATTGGCTAATTATGGAGCTAATGTAGTTGTCAACTATGCTAGTTCTAGTCAAGCAGCAGAGGAATTAGTATTAGAAATTACAAAGTCTGGTGGTAGTGCGATCGCTCTGCAAGCTGATGTTTCCAAAGCCGACCAAGTAGACGCTTTAGTGAATGGTGTGATGGAAAAGTTCAATCGCGTTGATATTTTAGTCAACAACGCAGGTATTACTCGCGACACTCTGCTTTTGAGGATGAAGCCAGAAGACTGGCAGGCAGTCATCGACCTCAATCTTACTGGTGTCTTCTTATGCACTCGCGCTGTTAGTAAAATCATGCTCAAGCAGCGATCGGGGCGAATCATCAATATCAGTTCCGTTGCCGGGCAAATGGGCAACCCTGGACAAGCTAACTACAGTGCCGCCAAAGCAGGTGTTATTGGCTTTACCAAAACTGTAGCCAAAGAATTAGCTTCTCGGAGTGTTACTGTTAACGCCGTTGCTCCCGGTTTTATCGCCACCGATATGACCAGCAATCTCAATGCTGAAGATATTCTTAAATACATTCCCCTTGGTCGTTACGGTCAACCAGAAGATGTTGCTGGTATGGTACGCTTTCTTGCTGCCGATCCCGCAGCAGCCTACATTACGGGACAAGTTTTTAATGTTGATGGCGGGATGGTTATGGCATAA
- a CDS encoding MraY family glycosyltransferase — protein MNIYSFLEALGIADPSGSGWLAVVFTFLLAWVVTWRLIPAVRKFALRVGWADQPNARRLNREPLPNAGGLAIYTGVIAALVLASLLRPIELQNVLAQVLTILLGGSILVLVGFIDDQFGLPATVRLLVQILTALLLVANGISIQVTFGTPIDFLLSILLTVLWVVGITNAINLMDGMDGLAGGVSFITAMSLLAVSAQFPNWAAATLVLAALGGAALGFLRHNFHPSRIIMGDAGAYFFGYVLAATTIIGDLQVTTVFSLVPPVLFLLLPVLDTTQVFVRRLLAGKNPMSTPGKDHLHHRLLAWGLSQRYAALTLWSITLVCNWMAMRIRGMSLLVMLATTVGIIILLGFTVWQRIRAK, from the coding sequence ATGAATATATACAGCTTCCTTGAGGCTCTTGGTATTGCTGACCCTAGCGGTTCCGGCTGGTTGGCAGTGGTATTTACATTTTTATTAGCTTGGGTTGTAACATGGCGTTTGATTCCGGCAGTACGTAAATTTGCTTTGCGGGTTGGTTGGGCTGATCAACCAAATGCACGACGACTAAACCGAGAACCTTTGCCGAATGCGGGTGGTTTGGCTATTTATACGGGAGTAATAGCGGCATTGGTTCTAGCTAGCCTCTTAAGACCAATTGAACTCCAAAATGTATTGGCTCAGGTGCTGACAATTCTCTTAGGTGGTTCCATTTTAGTGCTTGTAGGCTTTATCGACGATCAGTTCGGCTTGCCTGCCACTGTCCGCCTATTGGTGCAAATCCTGACGGCACTGCTATTGGTCGCGAATGGCATCAGTATTCAAGTTACTTTTGGCACTCCCATAGACTTTTTACTCTCGATTTTATTGACGGTGCTTTGGGTAGTGGGAATCACTAATGCCATCAACTTAATGGACGGTATGGATGGCTTGGCAGGAGGGGTTAGCTTTATTACTGCCATGAGTTTATTAGCAGTGTCAGCACAATTTCCTAATTGGGCTGCTGCGACATTAGTTTTAGCAGCTTTGGGAGGAGCGGCACTAGGTTTTTTGAGACACAACTTTCACCCATCCCGGATCATTATGGGTGATGCTGGAGCATACTTTTTCGGCTATGTCCTAGCGGCAACAACTATCATTGGCGATTTGCAAGTAACTACGGTTTTCTCCTTAGTACCTCCAGTTTTATTTTTGCTCTTACCAGTGCTGGACACTACGCAAGTGTTTGTACGGCGTCTCCTGGCAGGGAAAAATCCGATGAGTACCCCTGGTAAAGACCACCTGCACCACCGCTTGCTAGCTTGGGGTTTGTCTCAACGCTACGCCGCGCTCACCCTTTGGTCAATTACTTTGGTGTGTAACTGGATGGCGATGAGAATCCGAGGCATGAGTTTATTAGTGATGCTTGCTACCACCGTAGGTATCATCATTCTTTTAGGCTTCACTGTTTGGCAAAGGATACGAGCAAAGTGA
- the groL gene encoding chaperonin GroEL (60 kDa chaperone family; promotes refolding of misfolded polypeptides especially under stressful conditions; forms two stacked rings of heptamers to form a barrel-shaped 14mer; ends can be capped by GroES; misfolded proteins enter the barrel where they are refolded when GroES binds) has product MAKIIAFDEDSRRALERGINALADAVKITLGPKGRNVLLEKKFGTPQIVNDGITVAKEIDLEDPLENTGAKLVQEVASKTKEVAGDGTTTATVLAQAIIREGLKNVAAGANPVATRHGIEKTVEKLVQEIAAVAKPVEGSAIAQVATVSAGNDEEIGAMIAEAMEKVTKDGVITVEESKSLTTELEVVEGMQIDRGYISPYFITDNERMTVEFENARILITDKKISSIQDLVPVLEKVARLGQALLIIAEDVEGEALATLVVNKARGVLTVCAIKAPGFGERRKAMLEDIAILTGGQLISEEIGLSLDTVSLEMLGTARKISIDKENTVIVSEAAQTADVQKRIAQIRKQLQETDSEYDKEKLQERIAKLAGGVAVIKVGAATETELKDRKLRIEDALNATKAAVEEGIVPGGGTMLIHLSTKIDEIKNSLNDEEQIGAEIIKRSLDAPLRQIADNAGAEGSVIVEKVRSTEFNVGYNAATGEFQDLIAAGIIDPAKVVRSALQNAASIASMVLTTEAIVAEKPEKKPAGGAPDMGGMGGMGGMGGMGGMGMM; this is encoded by the coding sequence ATGGCCAAGATTATTGCATTTGATGAAGATTCGCGGCGGGCATTAGAAAGAGGCATTAACGCCCTTGCTGATGCTGTGAAAATTACCTTAGGGCCAAAAGGTCGTAACGTCCTTTTAGAGAAAAAATTTGGTACACCGCAAATTGTTAATGATGGTATCACCGTTGCCAAAGAAATTGACCTAGAAGATCCCTTAGAAAATACTGGTGCCAAACTCGTCCAAGAAGTTGCTTCCAAAACCAAAGAAGTAGCTGGCGATGGTACAACCACGGCAACAGTGCTAGCACAGGCAATAATTCGGGAAGGCTTGAAGAACGTAGCTGCTGGAGCAAATCCAGTCGCGACACGGCACGGGATTGAAAAAACCGTTGAAAAGTTAGTACAGGAAATTGCGGCGGTAGCCAAGCCTGTTGAAGGTAGTGCGATCGCTCAAGTGGCGACGGTTTCTGCTGGCAACGATGAAGAAATCGGGGCTATGATTGCCGAAGCGATGGAAAAAGTCACCAAAGATGGTGTCATCACTGTAGAAGAGTCTAAGTCTCTGACAACCGAATTAGAAGTGGTTGAGGGGATGCAAATTGATCGGGGTTACATTTCGCCCTACTTCATCACCGACAACGAACGGATGACGGTGGAATTTGAAAACGCTCGCATTTTAATCACTGACAAGAAAATCAGCAGCATCCAGGACTTAGTACCAGTATTGGAAAAAGTAGCCCGTTTGGGTCAAGCCCTGCTGATTATCGCTGAAGATGTAGAAGGCGAAGCGTTAGCAACTTTGGTGGTAAATAAAGCACGGGGTGTCTTGACAGTTTGTGCAATTAAAGCACCTGGATTTGGCGAACGCCGCAAAGCGATGTTAGAAGACATTGCCATCCTCACAGGCGGACAGTTAATTTCTGAAGAAATTGGTTTAAGTCTAGATACAGTTTCTTTAGAGATGCTAGGAACTGCCCGAAAAATTTCGATTGACAAAGAAAACACTGTCATTGTCTCTGAAGCTGCACAGACAGCAGATGTACAGAAGCGCATTGCCCAAATTCGCAAGCAACTGCAAGAAACTGATTCAGAATACGATAAAGAAAAACTGCAAGAACGAATTGCCAAGCTAGCTGGTGGTGTAGCCGTAATTAAAGTAGGTGCAGCCACAGAAACTGAACTTAAAGACCGCAAACTCCGGATTGAGGATGCCCTCAATGCCACTAAAGCTGCTGTAGAAGAAGGAATCGTGCCTGGTGGTGGTACGATGTTAATTCATCTGTCTACAAAAATCGACGAAATTAAAAACAGCCTCAACGACGAAGAACAAATTGGCGCGGAAATTATCAAGCGATCGCTAGATGCTCCGTTGCGCCAAATTGCAGATAACGCTGGTGCTGAAGGTTCTGTGATTGTTGAGAAAGTGCGTTCTACAGAATTTAACGTCGGTTACAACGCTGCGACTGGGGAATTCCAAGACTTAATTGCTGCGGGTATTATCGATCCTGCTAAAGTCGTGCGTTCAGCCTTACAAAACGCTGCTTCTATTGCGTCTATGGTATTAACCACAGAAGCGATCGTCGCTGAAAAGCCTGAGAAAAAACCCGCAGGTGGCGCTCCCGACATGGGCGGCATGGGCGGCATGGGCGGCATGGGTGGCATGGGCGGCATGGGTATGATGTAG